Proteins encoded within one genomic window of Meriones unguiculatus strain TT.TT164.6M chromosome 20, Bangor_MerUng_6.1, whole genome shotgun sequence:
- the Prdm9 gene encoding histone-lysine N-methyltransferase PRDM9: protein MSCTTNTNKLEENSPEGDAGRAELKPKVKDEFKDISIYFSKEEWAEMGEWEKIRYRNVKRNYKMLISIGLKAPKPAFMCFQRQAVKPQISDSDDSDEEWTPKQQASPPWMPFRVKHSKRQKEMPRMSLCNESNMKEVSGTENLLNTSDPEHSQKPLSSPEEGSTSEQKLKKLRKKNVEVKMYSLRERKDLAYEEVSEPQDDDYLYCEKCQNFFINSCPNHGPPIFVKDSVVDRGHPNHSVLSLPPGLRIGPSGIPEAGLGVWNEASDLPVDLHFGPYEGQITEDEEAANSGYSWMITKGRNCYEYVDGKDESQANWMRYVNCARNDDEQNLVAFQYHRQIFYRTCRVIRPGCELLVWYGDEYGQELGIKWGSKRKKGITAIRELKTEIHLCLLCSLAFSSQKFLSQHLKWNHHNEIFPGASARINPKPGAPCPDQLQEQRHFDSNNKNDKDRNQEVKGKSKLMHKWTGQGISTAFPSTLKGQIRSEESKRTMEELTTGQKTNTEDTVKSFIGSEISGTGRECGQCFSDKSNVSEHQRTHTGEKPYVCRECGRGFMQRSNLISHQRTHTGEKPYVCRECGRGFTVKSVLISHQRTHTGEKPYVCRECGRGFTVKPHLISHQRTHTGEKPHVCRECGRGFTQRSNLIRHQRTHTGEKPYVCRECGRGFTVKPHLISHQRTHTGEKPYVCRECGRGFTVKPHLISHQRTHTGEKPYVCRECGRGFTVKSVLISHQRTHTGEKPYVCRECGRGFTVKSVLIRHQRTHTGEKPYVCRECRRGFTQRSTLIRHQRTHTGEKPHVCRECGRGFTRGSHLLRHQRTHTGEVLPFQ from the exons ATGTCCTGCACCACGAACACCAACAAACTGGAAGAGAATAGCCCTGAAGGAGATGCAGGGAGAGCCGAGTTGAAACCCAAG gtcAAAGATGAGTTCAAAGACATTTCCATATACTTCTCCAAAGAAGAATGGGCAGAGATGGGAGAGTGGGAGAAAATTCGCTATAGAAATGTGAAAAGGAACTATAAGATGCTAATTTCTATAG GTCTGAAAGCCCCTAAACCAGCTTTCATGTGTTTCCAAAGGCAAGCAGTCAAGCCCCAGATAAGTGACAGTGACGATTCTGATGAAGAATGGACACCTAAACAGCAAG CTAGTCCTCCTTGGATGCCTTTCCGGGTGAAGCACAGCAAACGACAGAAG GAAATGCCTAGAATGTCATTATGTAATGAATCTAATATGAAGGAAGTGTCTGGAACAGAAAATCTGCTGAATACAAGTGACCCAGAACATTCCCAGAAACCACTGTCCTCTCCTGAAGAAGGAAGCACCTCTGAACAAAAACTGAAGA AACTCAGGAAAAAGAATGTTGAAGTGAAGATGTACAGTCTTCGAGAGAGAAAGGACCTTGCATATGAGGAAGTCAGCGAGCCTCAGGATGATGACTACCTCT ATTGTGAGAAGTGCCAGAATTTCTTCATCAACAGTTGTCCCAACCATGGGCCTCCGATATTTGTAAAAGACAGTGTGGTGGACAGGGGACATCCCAACCACTCAGTCCTCAGTCTGCCCCCTGGGCTGAGAATTGGTCCATCGGGCATCCCTGAGGCTGGACTTGGAGTATGGAATGAAGCGTCTGATCTGCCAGTGGATCTGCACTTTGGCCCCTATGAGGGCCAGATCACAGAGGATGAAGAGGCAGCCAACAGTGGATATTCCTGGATG ATTACCAAGGGGAGAAACTGCTATGAGTATGTGGATGGAAAGGATGAGTCCCAAGCCAACTGGATGAG GTATGTAAACTGTGCCAGGAATGATGATGAACAGAACCTGGTGGCCTTTCAGTATCACAGGCAGATTTTCTATCGAACCTGCCGCGTCATCAGACCAGGCTGTGAGCTTCTGGTCTGGTATGGGGATGAGTACGGCCAGGAGCTCGGCATTAAGTGGGGaagcaagaggaagaaaggaatcaCAGCAATAAGAG AACTAAAGACAGAGATTCATCTTTGTCTTTTATGCTCTTTGGCCTTCTCAAGTCAGAAATTCCTCAGTCAACATTTGAAATGGAATCATCACAATGAAATCTTCCCAGGAGCGTCTGCTAGGATAAACCCCAAACCAGGGGCTCCCTGTCCAGATCAGCTTCAGGAACAGCGACATTTTGattcaaacaacaaaaatgacaagGACAGAAATCAAGAAGTGAAAGGAAAGTCCAAGCTGATGCATAAATGGACAGGACAGGGGATTTCAACAGCCTTTCCCAGCACACTGAAAGGACAAATAAGATCTGAGGAAAGTAAAAGAACTATGGAAGAGCTCACGACAGGCCAGAAAACAAATACAGAGGACACAGTCAAATCATTTATTGGATCAGAAATCTCAGGAACTGGAAGAGAATGTGGGCAATGTTTTAGTGATAAGTCAAATGTCAGTGAGCACCAGAGGACACACACAGGGGAGAAGCCCTATGTGTGCAGGGAGTGTGGGCGGGGCTTTATGCAGAGGTCAAACCTCATCAGTCACCAGAGGACTCACACAGGGGAGAAGCCCTATGTGTGCAGGGAGTGTGGGCGGGGCTTTACAGTGAAGTCAGTCCTCATCAGTCACCAGAGGACTCACACAGGGGAGAAGCCCTATGTGTGCAGGGAGTGTGGGCGGGGCTTTACAGTGAAGCCACACCTCATCAGTCACCAGAGGACTCACACAGGGGAGAAGCCCCACGTGTGCAGGGAGTGTGGGCGGGGCTTTACGCAGAGGTCAAACCTCATCAGGCACCAGAGGACTCACACAGGGGAGAAGCCCTATGTGTGCAGGGAGTGTGGGCGGGGCTTTACAGTGAAGCCACACCTCATCAGTCACCAGAGGACTCACACAGGGGAGAAGCCCTATGTGTGCAGGGAGTGTGGGCGGGGCTTTACAGTGAAGCCACACCTCATCAGTCACCAGAGGACTCACACAGGGGAGAAGCCCTATGTGTGCAGGGAGTGTGGGCGGGGCTTTACAGTGAAGTCAGTCCTCATCAGTCACCAGAGGACTCACACAGGGGAGAAGCCCTATGTGTGCAGGGAGTGTGGGCGGGGCTTTACAGTGAAGTCAGTCCTCATCAGGCACCAGAGGACTCACACAGGGGAGAAGCCCTATGTGTGCAGGGAGTGTAGGCGGGGCTTTACGCAGAGGTCAACCCTCATCAGGCACCAGAGGACTCACACAGGGGAGAAGCCCCACGTGTGCAGGGAGTGTGGGCGGGGCTTTACGCGTGGGTCacacctcctcaggcaccagagGACACACACGGGAGAAGTACTGCCTTTTCAATAA